A region of Vicinamibacteria bacterium DNA encodes the following proteins:
- a CDS encoding WecB/TagA/CpsF family glycosyltransferase has product MNEKVNILGIGVSPINTSKALRTLDEWIEKREKHYVTITSVHGIVESQSDRELKRIHNRAGMVTPDGMPLVWLSRLQGFATVDRVCGPEFLPAVCEHSVNRRYRHYFYGGKDGVADLLRDGLTRRFPGLEVVGTFSPPFRALTEEEDQRIVATLNEANPDIVWVGLSTPKQERWMAAHADRLQAPVLIGVGAAFDFNAGLLRRAPRWMQRSGLEWLFRLSMEPSRLWKRYLRNNPQFLWLVFQQMLGLKRFEYEV; this is encoded by the coding sequence ATGAACGAGAAAGTGAACATTTTGGGCATCGGTGTAAGCCCGATCAACACCTCGAAAGCCTTGAGGACGCTCGACGAGTGGATCGAGAAGAGGGAAAAGCATTACGTCACTATCACGAGCGTACACGGCATCGTCGAGAGCCAGAGCGACCGCGAGCTGAAACGTATCCACAACCGCGCGGGAATGGTGACTCCCGATGGGATGCCTTTGGTCTGGCTCAGTCGGCTCCAGGGGTTCGCAACGGTGGACCGGGTTTGCGGTCCGGAATTCCTTCCCGCTGTCTGCGAACATTCGGTGAATCGCCGATACCGTCACTACTTTTACGGCGGCAAGGACGGAGTCGCCGACCTTCTGAGAGACGGTTTGACGAGACGATTCCCCGGGCTCGAGGTCGTCGGGACTTTCTCGCCGCCGTTTCGAGCCCTCACCGAGGAGGAGGATCAGCGGATCGTCGCCACGTTGAACGAGGCCAATCCCGATATCGTTTGGGTGGGCCTCAGCACACCAAAACAGGAACGCTGGATGGCCGCCCACGCCGACCGACTCCAAGCACCGGTCCTCATTGGCGTGGGGGCGGCTTTCGATTTCAACGCTGGACTGCTGAGGCGAGCGCCCCGGTGGATGCAGCGTAGCGGGCTCGAATGGCTCTTCCGTCTGAGCATGGAGCCTTCGCGATTGTGGAAGCGTTACCTGCGAAACAATCCCCAATTCCTTTGGCTGGTCTTTCAGCAAATGCTTGGTTTGAAGCGATTCGAGTACGAAGTCTAG
- a CDS encoding NAD-dependent epimerase/dehydratase family protein translates to MRRALVLGAGGFIGGHLVKKLEKEGYWVRGVDLKFPEYAATHANDFVIADLRDPQSCRYVVDQPFDEVYQLAADMGGAGFVFTGENDADIMHNSAMINLNILEACRRRNVKRIFYSSSACIYPEYNQLDPENPKTDEASAYPADPDSEYGWEKLFSERLYLSFHRNYGLDVRVARYHNIFGPEGTWTGGREKAPAALCRKVAGAPDGGEIEIWGDGTQTRSFLYVDECVEGTMRLLRSDWTGPVNIGSEEMVSINKLAALIMEIAGKKLSLRHVPGPQGVRGRNSDNHLIHEKLGWRPSLPLVEGLRKTYPWIERQVEQNRAGAPYATVDVSAAS, encoded by the coding sequence ATGAGAAGAGCACTCGTTTTGGGGGCCGGAGGTTTCATCGGTGGTCATCTGGTGAAGAAGCTCGAGAAGGAAGGCTACTGGGTTCGTGGGGTCGATTTGAAATTCCCCGAGTACGCCGCAACCCATGCCAACGATTTCGTCATCGCCGATTTGAGGGATCCTCAATCCTGTCGTTACGTCGTCGACCAGCCGTTCGATGAGGTCTACCAGCTGGCTGCCGACATGGGTGGAGCCGGGTTCGTTTTCACCGGAGAGAACGACGCCGACATCATGCACAACTCGGCGATGATCAATCTGAACATTCTGGAGGCCTGCCGACGAAGGAACGTGAAGAGAATCTTCTACTCATCCTCGGCATGCATCTACCCCGAATACAACCAGCTGGATCCGGAGAACCCCAAGACCGACGAGGCTTCTGCCTACCCCGCCGATCCCGACAGCGAGTACGGTTGGGAAAAGCTCTTCAGCGAGCGACTCTATCTCTCCTTCCACAGAAACTATGGTCTCGACGTCCGGGTGGCCCGCTATCACAACATCTTCGGCCCCGAGGGGACCTGGACCGGCGGCCGAGAGAAAGCTCCCGCCGCGCTCTGCCGGAAAGTGGCGGGAGCGCCCGACGGCGGAGAGATCGAGATTTGGGGAGACGGGACCCAGACCCGGTCCTTTCTGTACGTGGACGAGTGCGTCGAGGGCACGATGCGCCTCCTTCGCTCGGACTGGACTGGCCCGGTGAACATCGGCTCCGAGGAGATGGTGAGCATTAACAAGCTCGCCGCCCTGATCATGGAGATCGCGGGCAAGAAACTGTCGCTGCGACACGTGCCCGGTCCCCAGGGCGTACGGGGCAGAAACTCCGACAATCACCTCATCCACGAGAAACTGGGGTGGCGGCCCAGCCTGCCGCTGGTCGAGGGGCTGCGGAAGACCTATCCCTGGATCGAACGGCAGGTGGAGCAGAATCGTGCCGGCGCACCCTACGCTACCGTGGATGTTTCCGCAGCTAGCTGA
- a CDS encoding glycosyltransferase family 4 protein — protein MNPADRPQGRRGARICFVAPNAYSVLKQDTDHGFMGGAELQQALIGEELAKRGYSVSFITMRHGREETERLGPFEVFTTYGPDEGIPVLRFVHPRLTRLWRALVQSDADLYFVRGATFRLAPVVYFARRAGRKVVFSGADDPDFDPKSVKIQYLRDRLLYFWGLRRCDAITVQNRWQQRSLRENFGRDAPIIHNGFRRVEAPSSSPGHDVLWVAKILRRKRPQWLLELAKGIPDASFVMIGGQSRASATESAFYREVEARARPIPNLRFKGFLAFGEVEKEFDNARIFVNTSEHEGFPNTFLQAWSRGVPVISFVNPDELLERHQLGLVVKSLDELIRKVRDVLEGRIVFDRARIKAFYEENFLLENVVDRYERVFRSVLT, from the coding sequence ATGAACCCCGCCGACCGACCGCAGGGTCGACGGGGTGCTCGGATCTGTTTCGTCGCCCCGAACGCCTACTCCGTTCTCAAGCAGGATACCGACCACGGATTCATGGGAGGTGCCGAGCTTCAGCAGGCCCTCATCGGGGAGGAGCTCGCGAAAAGAGGCTACTCGGTGTCCTTCATCACGATGAGACACGGCCGCGAAGAGACGGAACGGTTAGGGCCGTTCGAGGTCTTCACCACCTACGGGCCGGATGAGGGCATCCCGGTCCTTCGCTTCGTCCACCCCAGGCTGACTCGTTTGTGGCGGGCCCTTGTTCAATCGGATGCGGATCTCTACTTCGTTCGGGGCGCCACGTTTCGTCTCGCCCCGGTCGTCTATTTTGCGCGGCGAGCCGGTAGGAAGGTGGTCTTTTCCGGGGCCGATGATCCCGATTTCGACCCGAAGAGCGTGAAGATCCAATACCTGAGAGACCGGTTGCTGTATTTCTGGGGTTTACGACGGTGTGACGCGATCACCGTGCAGAACCGCTGGCAGCAGCGGTCGCTGAGAGAGAACTTCGGTCGAGACGCTCCCATCATCCATAACGGGTTTCGCCGAGTGGAAGCGCCTTCGTCGTCGCCGGGTCACGATGTTCTCTGGGTCGCCAAGATCCTGAGACGCAAGAGGCCCCAGTGGCTGCTCGAGCTCGCCAAAGGAATACCCGATGCCTCGTTCGTCATGATCGGTGGGCAGTCGCGAGCCAGCGCCACCGAGAGCGCCTTCTACCGCGAGGTCGAGGCGCGCGCTCGCCCGATCCCCAATCTCCGCTTCAAGGGATTTCTTGCCTTCGGAGAGGTGGAGAAAGAGTTCGACAATGCCCGGATCTTCGTCAATACCTCGGAGCACGAAGGGTTCCCGAACACTTTTCTCCAGGCGTGGTCACGGGGAGTCCCGGTCATCTCCTTCGTGAACCCCGACGAGCTGCTGGAGCGGCATCAGCTCGGGCTCGTCGTAAAGAGCCTGGACGAACTGATCCGCAAGGTCAGAGACGTCCTCGAGGGCAGGATCGTCTTCGATCGCGCCCGGATCAAGGCGTTCTACGAAGAGAACTTCTTGCTCGAGAACGTCGTCGACCGGTACGAGCGTGTTTTCCGATCCGTCTTGACCTAG
- a CDS encoding pyruvate kinase, which translates to MNENRNDANIELLCTLGPSSLNKRIIKRLDELGVSLFRLNLSHTKVEDAARIIRFVQRNTSVPLSLDTEGAQIRTGDLVEGTIRVRENSIIRARELRVPGNSRELNLYPPGITAEFVVGDFIHIDADVLVQVIEIEPDAVAMRVLRGGTISQNKAVTLERDISMSPLTEKDHKILAIGRELGIRHVALSFANRESDIDVIRHAAGPGAWVISKIECRAGLRNLEAIARASDAILIDRGDLSREVPIEQIPAAQKSIIRRAHDAGRKVYVATNLMESMTTLPAPTRAEVNDVFNTLVDGADGLVLAGETATGKFPIGCAGMLLKIIHQYKTSLRRPFTLDPLPSISLLVEPHGGRLVQRLASPGDSDDPKGLETILVDDSVLVDCEQVGVGAYSPLTGFMDRETLESTLESNRLPDGTIWTMPVLLPIGRESARKIGPGTRVAVANLQGRVIAIVDAREVFSVDVDALARSWFGNTTAEHPRVRRLRSVDGTFLAGDVTLVKRFSSPYQRYTLTPAQTRSVFVKKGWNRVVGFQTRNIPHRVHEIVQSSALEKSDADGLFIAAAIEPASPGEFLPEVVHSVFQAMFDFGRYPSERILFGSFPAQPRFPNPRDVVARALCLKNYGCSHVVVGPECGTGDERLPLDAVKALFENLGGIGVTPIFFDEIGYEQREEKYVDLDSTGAAPVRSAVMKQALRRSGELPPWFLSDLIQEVLRAEVAAGRPLFHGEAAR; encoded by the coding sequence ATGAATGAAAACCGGAACGACGCCAACATAGAACTACTCTGCACCCTGGGACCCTCGTCACTCAACAAGCGAATCATCAAGCGTCTCGACGAGCTCGGCGTGAGTCTCTTCCGGCTGAACCTGTCTCACACGAAGGTCGAAGATGCGGCGAGGATCATTCGTTTCGTTCAGAGGAACACCTCGGTGCCTCTGTCCCTCGACACCGAGGGGGCTCAAATTCGAACCGGTGACCTCGTGGAGGGGACGATTCGCGTCCGGGAGAACAGCATCATTCGCGCTCGTGAGCTTCGCGTGCCCGGAAACAGCCGTGAGCTCAACCTCTATCCTCCGGGGATCACCGCGGAGTTCGTCGTCGGCGACTTCATACACATCGATGCCGATGTTCTCGTCCAGGTGATCGAGATCGAGCCCGACGCGGTGGCGATGCGCGTTCTCCGAGGAGGGACGATCTCTCAGAACAAGGCGGTGACGCTCGAGCGAGATATCAGCATGTCGCCTTTGACCGAGAAGGACCACAAGATTCTCGCCATCGGGCGCGAGCTCGGAATCAGACACGTCGCTCTGTCCTTTGCCAACCGCGAGTCCGACATCGATGTCATTCGCCACGCCGCCGGACCAGGGGCATGGGTCATCTCCAAGATCGAGTGTCGTGCGGGACTGCGCAATTTGGAGGCGATCGCCCGCGCCTCGGACGCGATCCTGATCGACCGCGGCGATCTGTCCCGGGAGGTTCCCATAGAACAGATACCCGCCGCGCAGAAGAGCATCATCCGCAGGGCTCACGACGCGGGTCGAAAGGTCTACGTGGCCACCAACCTGATGGAGTCGATGACCACGCTTCCGGCCCCCACTCGGGCCGAGGTGAACGACGTGTTCAATACTCTCGTGGACGGCGCCGACGGTCTGGTTCTCGCGGGGGAGACGGCCACGGGGAAGTTCCCCATCGGTTGCGCGGGAATGCTGTTGAAGATCATTCACCAATACAAGACCAGCCTTCGACGACCCTTCACCTTGGACCCTCTTCCGTCCATTTCTCTGCTCGTCGAGCCTCACGGAGGACGTTTGGTCCAGCGCCTCGCAAGCCCGGGAGACTCGGACGATCCGAAGGGCCTGGAGACTATCCTGGTGGACGACTCGGTTCTCGTCGATTGCGAGCAGGTTGGTGTCGGTGCCTACTCGCCGCTCACCGGGTTCATGGACCGCGAGACGCTGGAATCCACGCTCGAGTCCAACCGGCTGCCCGATGGGACGATCTGGACGATGCCGGTGCTCCTGCCAATCGGCCGTGAGAGCGCTCGAAAAATCGGGCCCGGCACCCGAGTCGCGGTGGCGAACCTCCAGGGACGAGTCATCGCCATCGTCGATGCTCGAGAGGTATTTTCCGTCGATGTCGACGCTCTTGCTCGCTCTTGGTTCGGCAATACGACCGCGGAGCACCCGCGGGTCCGGAGGCTTCGCTCGGTCGACGGGACATTCCTCGCCGGAGACGTGACTCTCGTCAAGCGTTTCTCCTCTCCGTACCAGCGCTATACTCTGACGCCCGCGCAAACTCGGTCGGTTTTCGTCAAGAAGGGTTGGAATCGCGTCGTCGGCTTCCAAACGCGAAACATCCCTCATCGGGTACACGAGATCGTTCAGAGTAGCGCTCTGGAGAAATCAGACGCCGACGGTCTGTTCATCGCCGCCGCTATCGAGCCCGCGAGCCCGGGAGAATTCCTTCCCGAGGTCGTTCATAGCGTCTTCCAGGCGATGTTCGATTTCGGTCGCTATCCTTCTGAGCGAATCCTCTTCGGCAGTTTTCCCGCGCAACCTCGTTTCCCCAATCCCCGGGACGTCGTCGCTCGAGCGCTCTGTTTGAAGAATTATGGGTGCAGCCATGTCGTGGTGGGACCGGAATGTGGCACCGGTGACGAACGCTTGCCGCTCGACGCCGTGAAAGCCCTCTTCGAGAATCTGGGCGGTATCGGCGTAACACCCATCTTTTTCGACGAGATAGGATATGAGCAAAGGGAAGAGAAGTACGTGGACCTCGACTCGACCGGTGCCGCGCCCGTCAGGAGTGCGGTCATGAAGCAGGCACTCCGACGCTCCGGCGAGCTCCCCCCCTGGTTCCTCAGTGATCTCATTCAGGAGGTCTTGCGGGCCGAGGTGGCGGCCGGCCGACCCCTTTTCCACGGCGAGGCCGCTCGATAG